TTCGAGACCATGATGAAGGGCGTGGCGGCGGAGTAGAGCAGAATATCGAGGTAGCTCAGGTGGTTGGAGACCACCGCCAGCCCACACTCATCCGGCTTGACCCTCGGCAACGAGCCTTCGACGGTGCAGCCGATGCCAAGAACATGGACGATGCGGCGGCACCAGCGATGCACCCAGACGGCTCCCTCGGGGCCAACGCGCATCCCGAAGAACCGCTTGCGGATCAGCCCATCGAGAGCCGCCGTCGAGAGCAGACCAACGAGAATCAGCGTGCGAAAGAACGAGCGAAGAATACGAAGTGGCTGCGCCGAGCTTGTCGCTTCAGAGACAGGACCGCGCCCCATGCTGCTCTGGGGCGCGCCTTCTGAACTCTTATCTCGAACCAGCGTTGAGGGCATAGATGTAACTAGCAGCCGCTCAGGAAGCGGGCTGCCACACGCGGGTGCAGCGCCTGCAGGTCGCAGAGCGTCAGGAAGTCGATGGTCTTGAACTCCCAGTCGATGGCGGGCTGGCTGCAAATCTTCGCGCCGATGGCCAGGTAAGCCCGCAGCAGACGCGGCGCGCGCACCTCTTCGCCCGAGCCTTCAACAGTCGCATCGGGCAGCCCCTCAGGCAGCGCGTAAGCCGCGGTAGGCACCGTCACCAGCGACGGCTCCACCATGTACGACTTGAGCGAACGGAAGATGGCGTGGCCGAGCTTGGGGTCCAGCGAGGGCAGCGAGCAGCAGCCCATCATGTAGCGGCCGCCGTTGGCGATAACGTAGCGGGCGATCCCGCGCCAGAGCAGGTTCAGCACATCGCTGCTGCGGTGCTCACGGTGGATGCAGGCCCGGCCCAGTTCCACGATCTGCGAGCGCATCGACTCGTAGGGGGTAAAGTCGAACTCCTGCTCGGAGTAGTAGCCGAAGTGGCGGGCGGCAACGTCGCCCATCTGCAGCCGGTAGGTGCCGACGATCGCCCCGGTCGCGCGGTGCTCGACGATGAGCTGCTCGCAGACCGAGTCGTAGCGATCGGTGTCGTAGCCGTCCTCGTAGGCGGACTCGAGGCCCTCGTTCATCTCCAGGTTGAAGACGAGGAAGCGAAGCCGGTAGGCGGCCAGGCGGTCGGCCTCGGAGATGGCGAGCCGGGCGACGTAGGCTCCGGCCTCCAGCCAGACGGTGCGGCGGGTGGGCAGCTCGCG
This is a stretch of genomic DNA from Granulicella sp. WH15. It encodes these proteins:
- a CDS encoding GNAT family N-acyltransferase, with product MPATARSFDVQPVDALPVDVLHDLRADVRELPTRRTVWLEAGAYVARLAISEADRLAAYRLRFLVFNLEMNEGLESAYEDGYDTDRYDSVCEQLIVEHRATGAIVGTYRLQMGDVAARHFGYYSEQEFDFTPYESMRSQIVELGRACIHREHRSSDVLNLLWRGIARYVIANGGRYMMGCCSLPSLDPKLGHAIFRSLKSYMVEPSLVTVPTAAYALPEGLPDATVEGSGEEVRAPRLLRAYLAIGAKICSQPAIDWEFKTIDFLTLCDLQALHPRVAARFLSGC